One region of Thunnus albacares chromosome 8, fThuAlb1.1, whole genome shotgun sequence genomic DNA includes:
- the klhl38b gene encoding kelch-like protein 38 has product MDRPAVEIFHYKDKEQSSSLLLQLNRLRQENVLTDVLLCSDNKELPCHRNVLVSSSPYFRAMFCHNFMERQQTKINLKGITSAILSSIIDYVYTGLVNISIDIVLPLMQAASMLQYGRLFEACSSFLQLQLSPDNCLSMIRLSEIMNCNSLRDKAKEMAMKSFSDVSTSEDLCELSLPELMGYLEDDGLCAEEEQVFETLVAWIHHDPLSRRGTISDLFKKVRLRYVHPTYLFQFIANDPLIQSSTLCTELIDSVRRLMFSVSTKCFGDMAVDFKPVWVAPRRYTYHDKLVVVGGRKNNERTSREALVFDEMSKKWQSLAKLPVRLYKASYVALHSVLYVIGGLTTNTKYSQVSTSVYTLSLKTNQWRTAEPMLKPRFAHQSVSYLHFIFVLGGLGPDTRLTDSVERYNSMFNQWESMAPMPEAVLHPAVAATNQRIYMFGGEDAMQSPVRLIQVYHIARNMWSKMENRTVKNVSAPAAVMDEKIYIIGGYTRRMIAYDTKANRFIKCANLKERRMHHSATVLNNTLYITGGRYVNGHDIIEDSDNFERYDPKTDTWTSKGTLPYKLFDHGSLTVTCVSQMWAK; this is encoded by the exons ATGGACCGACCAGCAGTTGAAATCTTTCACTACAAAGACAAAGAGCAATCCTCCAGCCTGCTCCTTCAACTCAACAGACTAAGACAGGAGAATGTCCTGACTGATGTGTTACTGTGTTCAGATAACAAAGAGTTGCCATGCCATCGCAATGTCCTGGTGTCCAGCAGCCCCTACTTCAGAGCTATGTTCTGCCACAACTTCATGGAGAGGCAGCAGACCAAGATAAACTTGAAGGGCATCACGTCAGCCATTCTTAGCAGTATCATCGACTATGTTTACACTGGACTTGTTAATATCAGCATAGATATTGTGCTGCCTCTGATGCAGGCGGCTTCCATGTTGCAATATGGCCGCCTTTTTGAGGCCTGCTCAAGCTTtctccagctgcagctgagCCCAGACAACTGTCTGAGCATGATAAGACTCTCTGAGATCATGAATTGTAACAGTTTGAGAGACAAGGCAAAGGAGATGGCTATGAAGAGTTTCTCTGATGTGTCTACATCTGAGGATCTGTGTGAGCTCTCCTTACCAGAGCTCATGGGATACCTGGAGGATGATGGTCTTTgcgcagaggaggagcaggtcTTTGAGACACTTGTTGCTTGGATCCACCATGATCCTTTATCCAGGCGTGGTACCATCAGCGACCTTTTCAAGAAAGTTCGCCTTCGCTACGTCCATCCCACCTACCTCTTCCAATTCATAGCCAATGACCCTCTGATCCAGTCCTCCACCCTCTGCACTGAGCTCATTGATTCTGTGAGACGCCTCATGTTTTCGGTCAGCACAAAATGCTTTGGCGACATGGCTGTTGACTTCAAACCTGTCTGGGTTGCACCGAGGCGTTACACCTACCATGACAAGTTGGTGGTGGTAGGAGGGAGAAAGAACAATGAGCGGACATCAAGAGAAGCATTAGTCTTTGATGAGATGAGCAAGAAATGGCAATCACTCGCCAAGCTGCCTGTACGTCTGTACAAAGCCTCCTATGTCGCCCTCcacagtgtactgtatgtcatcGGAGGGCtgaccacaaacacaaagtacagccaAGTCAGTACGAGCGTCTACACCCTCTCCCTCAAGACCAACCAGTGGCGGACAGCAGAGCCCATGCTGAAGCCACGCTTTGCCCACCAGAGTGTCTCCTACCTCCATTTCATCTTCGTCCTGGGTGGCCTTGGGCCTGACACACGACTGACAGACAGCGTGGAGAG GTACAACAGTATGTTCAACCAATGGGAGTCAATGGCACCCATGCCCGAGGCTGTGCTGCACCCTGCagtggctgcaactaaccagaGGATCTATATGTTTGGAGGAGAAGATGCAATGCAGAGCCCAGTCCGACTAATACAG GTGTATCACATTGCCAGGAACATGTGGTCTAAGATGGAGAACAGAACAGTGAAGAATGTGTCTGCTCCAGCTGCTGTTAtggatgaaaaaatatacattattgGAG GATACACTAGAAGAATGATCGCATATGACACCAAGGCCAACCGATTCATCAAGTGTGCCAAcctgaaggagaggaggatgcaCCACTCTGCCACGGTGCTCAATAACACACTGTACATCACCGGCGGACGTTATGTCAACGGCCATGACATCATTGAGGACTCTGACAATTTCGAGCGCTATGACCCAAAGACAGACACATGGACCTCTAAGGGGACTCTGCCGTACAAACTGTTCGACCACGGCTCCCTGACTGTGACGTGTGTCTCACAGATGTGGGCAAAATAA